CTGTCCACTATATAATAAGACTGGGTAGAGCCGCATTTTCTGACGACCGTGTAGTCCATTCCGTCAGCGCCTGTTATGTTTACGGCAATATCTCCGGTTTTTTCACCCTTTCTAACGAAATCGGATTGCGTATATGGCAGGTAATCAAAAAGCGCGTAGCCTATCGACTCCAGTATCGTGGATTTTCCAGAGCCGTTCAGGCCTGAGATGCCTATGATGCCTTCCGAGAACCGTATCTCTGCGTTTTTATAGCTCTTGATGTTCTTTAAAGAGACGCTCTTGATCCTCATGCCTTTTTCCTCCAGTCCCATATTCCGCCCTGCTCCTCTTCTATCTCCTCCGGCAGCGTCGGGATATCCATGACTTCCGCTTTTTCCAGCGTGCTCTCCCTCTTCGATTTTCTTTCGATAGATACAGGTTTGCCGTTCTTTATCTCATCGAAAGTCTTCCTTAGCGACCTGTCAATGCTTTCCCCGTCGGCTCCTTTTGCGGCCATGTCCTTTATCTCGGACACGGATGAGGCGAAAAGGTCGCAGAACGGTGACAGCATGCTGTCCGATATAGCAAGCCTTCGTAAAACCTCGCGCTCTATTAACGAGCGGTCTATCCCTTCCGTCTCCAGGTCGGATATACAGAACTCATCATTGGTAAGGTCGAACTTTATGCTCGTATAAAGGGGATTATGTTTCGAAGCGACCATTTCCTTAATTATATCCTGGTCGATATGCGTTTTTGAAAAGTTCAGGCAGCCCTGAAAAATAACGTTTACGATGGGCTGCTTTTCCGTAACGTCTTCCTTATCCAGCCTTGACTGAAGCTCTTTCAGCAGCGAGTCCGCGGATAGATGATCGTCTACGTTAATATTGATCATAATGAACTTACGGGGATCGACAGACCTTAATTCAGGCACGCCGTCCTTTACATGATAAAAGCCTTTATCTCCGCTTACCTCCGAGACGGAGCACGTGTCGGGGCTTCCGGGATTATATACCCACCCGTCCACTTCATACCTATTATGGTAATGGCCTAATGCCAGGTAATCGACCGAACCTTTTAATGCTGCCAGTTCCTCGTAAGTCACTTCCCCTATGATCTTACCTTTCATGTTTCCCTCGACGCCGAGGTGCATCATCAGTATGGTGTACTGCGGACGGTTCGCAGAATTTATGAATTTTATCTCTTCGGCGATACGCGGTATCAACGATGATGTCGACGACCCCGCATAGCATAAGCCGAATATCCTAGTGCCGGCGATGTCGATGTAATTGCACATGATATCGTCAGCGCCCGGTTTGATCAATTTTAAAAGTCCCTGAGCTTCCAGCGTATCCAGCCAGGACATACCGTCCTTCAGGAATGGCCTGTCATGATTTCCTTCAATGGCTATGCAGGGTATCCCTGCATCCTTTAATAACGTGAGCACATGATGCGCCTGGGTATAGGTCGGCGCGTTAATGTTGCGGTTGTGAAAAAGGTCTCCTGAGATCAGCACGAAATCCGATCCGCTCGCTATAGCATATTTAACGATCTCGAGGAATGAGTTCCCGAAGTCCCTGAACCTTTCGTCCAGGTCGTATTGCCTGTATCCCAGGTGTATGTCCGCAGCATGTATGAAGTTCATAGTACACCAGGTGTTTATTTACCATGTGACTATTAACCTTTATCCTGTGCATGCTGAAACTAACCCTGCTATTTTATTTCGGATGCTTCTTCGGCAAGCTCTTCCGGAGTGAACTTTGTTGCAATATATTCGATCCTCTCGTCCATCCGGCGGATAACCGTGTCGAGATCATCGTTACTGTATTTTAGCGCTTCGAGCTTTAAAGATCCCATCTGAGCCCCTATGCTCTTGAATCGCTTGACAAGCCGCCTGACCGCCTTCTCGTCATCCTTCCCTTTCTTGATGGCCTCTTCCAGCGTATCAAGCCTTTTTTCGATCCTGTCCAGGGCTTTTAAGACACCGTCGCCGTTCAGGAGCTTATACAGGGACGATACGATCCTTACGACCTCTTTACCTGACCTGGTCAGTTTAACATACTTTACCCTGCCCTCGTTCACGAACTCGACGAGCCCGTACGACTCGAACTCGGACAGCGTGTTGGTCGTATGCGCGAACGTCGTTTCAGCCTCTTTCATCAAGACCGATACGTAAGGCTTTTTGATATTCGATATCGCAAGCAGGATCAAGCATGGTTTTTTCTGTAAAAATAATTGTTTTAAGTCTTTTGCTTCTTTTGGCATATTTTCATCCTTATATGGTCCGTGTAACTCTGTCTTTACCGCAGGCCCAGTCAAGAAATCTCCTGTCAGGGTATTCGTGAAGTGCCGAAGCGATCACATAGCCTTTGCCGATGCTCTTTTCGACTACGACCGGTTTACCGTCTTCCAGCTCCATTACTATGTCGCCGTCACTTTCCGTGAAATACCCGTCACAATCAAGCATGCCGGGCTCTTTAAGCAATGCGGCCGGGCTGTCAGGCTTTACCAGCCGGACGTTTTTATTTTTGAAATGCATATGATAGCTAAGATTCATCGGCAGCCAGTCATACGTATAATCCGTGAGCATGGCGCCAAAGACGAGCAGGACGCCGCCGTTCTCAATGAACTCCCTGATCTTTTCCACGTTCCTGTCCAGCGCCGGCAACACCTTATAATATTTCGGATCGGCGAAACCCGATGGAATGATCAAAAGCTTACATGGTTGACAGAACGGGGAGCCAAAAGCATGCGGACCTATCTGGTTGCAAACATATCCTTGCTCTTTAAAGTACTCATCGAACACGTTCCCCCTGTCGGATAAGAATGCTGCATCGGTCATGTGCTATAAATTTCGAT
This genomic window from Methanooceanicella nereidis contains:
- a CDS encoding metallophosphoesterase family protein, which translates into the protein MNFIHAADIHLGYRQYDLDERFRDFGNSFLEIVKYAIASGSDFVLISGDLFHNRNINAPTYTQAHHVLTLLKDAGIPCIAIEGNHDRPFLKDGMSWLDTLEAQGLLKLIKPGADDIMCNYIDIAGTRIFGLCYAGSSTSSLIPRIAEEIKFINSANRPQYTILMMHLGVEGNMKGKIIGEVTYEELAALKGSVDYLALGHYHNRYEVDGWVYNPGSPDTCSVSEVSGDKGFYHVKDGVPELRSVDPRKFIMININVDDHLSADSLLKELQSRLDKEDVTEKQPIVNVIFQGCLNFSKTHIDQDIIKEMVASKHNPLYTSIKFDLTNDEFCISDLETEGIDRSLIEREVLRRLAISDSMLSPFCDLFASSVSEIKDMAAKGADGESIDRSLRKTFDEIKNGKPVSIERKSKRESTLEKAEVMDIPTLPEEIEEEQGGIWDWRKKA